From Clostridium sp. SY8519:
GAAAGGACATTTTTAAAGTGCAAGAGGGATATCCATGTCGAAAAACACGTCCGCCAGAAGAAGAAAGCGCAAGCTGATTTTTCTCGTCATCGAGATTATTCTGATTGTGATTCTTGCAATTGGCTTACTCGTATTTAATAAGCTGAATCTGATCAAGCGGGTTTCTTTTGATCAGTCGGCCATGAAGACCAACAAGCTTTCGGAAGAAACCGTGAAAAAATACACCGGCTATACGACCATTGCGCTGTTCGGACTGGACAACCGCAAGCAGGGAGAGTATAAGACCGGCAATACGGATGTCATCATGATCGCCAATATCAACAATGACACAAAGGAGATGAAGATTGTTTCCGTATACCGGGACACCTTCTTAAATGTGGGCGATGAGGACATTACCTTCCAGAAGTGCAACTCTGCCTATGCGCGGGGCGGCTACAAGCGTGCCATCAGCATGCTGAACAAGAACCTGGATATTGATGTGGACAATTACCTGGCCTTTGATTTCCAGGCAGTGGCAGACGCGGTGGATATTCTCGGTGGTGTGACGATCAATATTGACAGCGAGGAAGAGCTGAAATATCTGAACAAATACATCAAACATACCAACGGAATTCTGGATACCCACGCAAAGACGTTCAAAACAGTTGGAAAGCACAATTTAAATGGCGTGCAGGCAGTGGCATATTCCCGGATCCGCTATACCGCAGGGGGCGATTACAAACGTGCCCAGCGCCAGCGTCTGGTTCTTTCCAAGATGATCGCCAAAGCCAGAAAAGCAAACTTTTCCCAGATGAACAAACTGGTCAACGCGGTATTCCCGAAGATCGAGACCGGACTGTCACAGAAGGAAATGCTGAATATGATGCGGGCGATGCTGAATTATGACTCTTCCAAGAGCCGTGGTTTCCCGTTTACACGGACGACCAAGACGCTGCCGGCAAAAGGCAGTGTGGTAGTGCCCTGTGACCTGGAGTCCAATGTAATCAAACTGCAGAAATATTTCTACGGCACCGATAACTACAAACCGTCGGACGCAGTGAAAAAATACAGCCAGATGATCGTCAGCCAGACGGGAATCACGAAGAACGGCGCAGCCCACGACAGCTTCGAAGGCGGCGATAACTTTAAGAATTCCAGTACGAACACCACCGGAAGCTCAGGCAGTTCCTCCGGTACGGGCAGTACATCCAATTAGATAAGAAACTGACAGGGGGGAGACAGTGAACAGACCTTGCCGGGCATCGGGCCCGGAGGCATTTCCCTGAATACAGTTGCGTGTAACAGAAGCAGGGCTTGTAAGAATCTTACGAGCCCTGATTATGTTTTTCTATATTTGCCGAAGGAATTATATACGGAAAGAGAGGCAGAACATATATGTCAGATGAAATGAATCGGAAAAACCTGACCGGCGCAGACGGTCAGAGGGTGTCCGGCGGAACCGGTGCTTCCGGCGCGGACGGCCGTGAGGGCTGGATGCATCAGGGAGATGATTCCATGTTCGCGGAGGGCCCGGCACAGCAGCCGCAGAGTGACTCGGTCTATTCTTATAATTACAGAGATACAGACAGCGCGTCCCATTCCGGGGACTACGATGCCCGCAGGGACAGCGGAAACTACTCCTATGAAAGCGGGGACAGCGGTGATTTTTCCGGGCCGGGCAGCGGCACAGAGGATTCCGGCCGTGCTTATACCGGAGAAAATAACTGGCGGGAGACCCGCAGGACCTATGAACGGCCCAAACGGAGATTTGGCGGCGGAGGCGGCGGAAGAGGCCGCGGGAGAAACGGCGGAGGCATACGGACTCCCCAGTCCCCCGGCGGCAGATTCGGACTCAACCTGCTGAAATGCGTGGCTTTTGCCGTAGTCTTCGGCCTGATCGCAGGCGGAATCATCCATGGAATGAACCCCTCCGGCGCAGGCAGCATCGGCTCGGCCGAACTGACAGAGGGATCTTCCGGCAGCGCTTCAGACGGGAAGAATTCTTCCGGAAGCAGCGCTTCCGGCAGCAATACAGATGCCGCGGCAGTCGTGAAAAATGTCATGCCTTCCATCGTATCCATTACAACGGTCAGCCAGTCGGAATATTACGACATGTTCGGCCAGTCGGAGGCATATGAGAGCAAAGGGAGCGGATCCGGCATCATTGTATCCGATGACTCCGAAAACCTGTATATCGCGACGAACAACCACGTGGTAGAAGGGGCCAGATCCCTGACGGTTGTATTTTCCGATGACCAGAGCGTATCAGGCAGTGTGAAGGGGACAGACGCAAGTTCTGACCTGGCCGTGGTTACGGTGAAGAAATCAAAAATGAAGAAGTCCACCCTGTCAGCCATCAAGACAGCAGTCCTGGGTGACTCCAAGAGCCTGAAAGTCGGAGAACCCTGCATTGCCATCGGCAACGCGCTGGGATACGGCCAGTCGGTGACTACCGGAGTCATCAGCGCGCTGAACCGTCAGGTCAGCACACAGGATTCCAGCACCGGTGAGACCTACTCCAATACCCTGCTGCAGACAGACGCGGCCATCAACCCCGGCAACAGCGGCGGCGCGCTGCTGGACTACAGCGGAAAAGTGATCGGCATCAATTCCGCCAAATTCTCGGATACCAGCGTAGAGGGAATGGGATTTGCCATCCCGGTTTCCACAGCCCGGCCTATTATAAACAATCTGATCAAAGGAAAGTCCAATGTATCAAACGGCAATGCGTACCTTGGCATTGTGGGAAGCGATGTATCGGAATCCGCGTCTTCGGCCTATGGCATCCCGAAGGGAATCTACATTACCAGCGTGGAGAAAGGCCAGGCAGCAGCAGCCGCAGGCCTCCAGAAGGGGGACATCATCACATCCTTTAACGGGGCGGATGTGACAGCCATGGCAGACTTAAAGAGCCGGCTGGCAGCCTGCAAACCGGGCGACAAAGTCAAAGTTGCATACAGCCGTTCGGATAACGGCGGATACAAGTCACATACGGTTACAGTAACACTGGGAAAGAAGAAATAAGCTATGAAGAAAAAGAAAATTACACTGGCTCTCGGACATGACGCACTGGGCACTACACTTCCGGAGCAGAAGAAAGCAACCCGAAAAGCAGCGAAAGCCATCGCGGACCTGGTACAGGATGAGTGCCAGGTCGTGATCACACACAGCAACGGACCGCAGGTGGGGATGATCCATACGGCCATGTCAGAGTTCCACCGTCTGTACAAAGAATACACAGCCACCCCCATGTCCGTATGCTCAGCCATGAGCCAGGGGTATATCGGCTATGACCTGCAGAATGCCATCCGGGCGGAACTGATCAGCCGCGGTGTGTACAAGACAGTATCCACGGTACTGACCCAGGTAATCGTGGATCCTTATGATGACGCGTTTTACGCGCCGTCCAAGATCATCGGCCGGGTTATGAATGAGCAGGACGCGGAGGAAGAAGAACACAAAGGCAATCATGTCGTTGCAGCGGAAGGCGGCTACCGCAGAATCGTGGCAGCGCCGAAACCCATGGAAATCGTTGAGATCGACGCAGTGCGGGCCCTGCTTTCCGCGGATCAGATTGTCATTGCGGCCGGCGGCGGCGGAATACCGGTGCTGTCCCAGGGATATGAGCTCAAAGGCGCCAGCGCGGTCATTGAAAAGGACCTGGCAGCCGGACTTCTGGCGGATGAGGTAAATGCCGACGTGCTGATCCTTCTGACCGATCAGGAATATGCCTATCGGGATTACGGCAGTGATTCGGCCAGCGCGATCCGGGATATTTCCTGCAAAGAGGCGGAACAGCTGCTGACAGACGGGCATTTCGGAGCGGGCACCATGGCGCCGAAATTTGAGACCGCACTGAAATTCATCGGTGATTCCGCGGTCCGTCAGGTGATTATCACCCGGCTGGACTGCATGCGGGACGCACTGGATGGAAACACCGGCACACATATCCACAAATAAAATCCGGCGGTCAGACGGCCGGAAAGGGGAGCAAAAGCAGGGGCTGCAGGATACGCGGCCCCTGTATTTTTTTTCGTGCAAATAAAATGGAGGGGAGGATTTCCAAATCCACAATCCCAGTAAAATCAAGGATTACGTTAAAAAATTAACAAAATTGTATACATAATAAACAAAAGAAACAGCCATGGATTGTGAAAAAAGGATACAAAAAAAATCGTTTTATATTATAATAATACCAGCATCGGCAGCATGGGTACAGAGGATCTGTGCGCTGCCGCAATACAAAAAGGTTACCGGTAATTGCACTGACTCCTGACCCGGCGGCAGAGTTCCCCGTACCGGAATCCACGGATCGTCAGCTGCGTTTTATATGATATAGAGGAGAAAATAGGTAGTATGACAACATTTCGCAAAACAAAAATCATCTGCACGCTGGGTCCGGCAACTGATCAGGGAGATACCCTGAAGCAGCTTGCATTAAACGGCATGAATGTGGCCAGATTCAACTTTTCCCATGGCAGTCATGAGGAACAGGCGGAACGGTTTCAGAAGCTGGTGGCAGTCCGGGAAGAGACCGGGCTCCCCATTGCTACGCTTCTGGATACCAAGGGACCGGAGATCCGGGTCAAAGATTTCAAAGAGGGCGCGATCGAATTAAAGGAAGGACAGAAATTCACACTGTCCATCGGCGATTTTCTGGGAGATGAGAATCGTGTGGCCATTTCATTTGAAGATCTGTACCAGGATGTGGAGCCCGGCAGCCGGATTCTGATTGATGACGGGCTGATCGAGATGCATGTGGATGAGATCTCCGGCACGGATATCATATGCACGGTTGACAACGGCGGCCCGGTGTCCAATCACAAAGGGGTCAACGTGCCGAATGCGGCGCTGTCCATGCCGTTTATCAGTGAGAAAGACCGTTCGGATATTGAATTCGGTATCCGCCAGGGCTTCGATTTTATTGCGGCGTCGTTTACCCGGACAGCCGATGATATTCTGGAGATCCGCAAGATACTGGAGGATAACGGGGGCACGGAAATCCAGGTCATCGCGAAAATTGAGAACAAGCAGGGCGTGGACAACATCGACGATATCATCCGCGTCAGCGACGGCGTGA
This genomic window contains:
- a CDS encoding LCP family protein, which produces MSKNTSARRRKRKLIFLVIEIILIVILAIGLLVFNKLNLIKRVSFDQSAMKTNKLSEETVKKYTGYTTIALFGLDNRKQGEYKTGNTDVIMIANINNDTKEMKIVSVYRDTFLNVGDEDITFQKCNSAYARGGYKRAISMLNKNLDIDVDNYLAFDFQAVADAVDILGGVTINIDSEEELKYLNKYIKHTNGILDTHAKTFKTVGKHNLNGVQAVAYSRIRYTAGGDYKRAQRQRLVLSKMIAKARKANFSQMNKLVNAVFPKIETGLSQKEMLNMMRAMLNYDSSKSRGFPFTRTTKTLPAKGSVVVPCDLESNVIKLQKYFYGTDNYKPSDAVKKYSQMIVSQTGITKNGAAHDSFEGGDNFKNSSTNTTGSSGSSSGTGSTSN
- a CDS encoding trypsin-like peptidase domain-containing protein, coding for MSDEMNRKNLTGADGQRVSGGTGASGADGREGWMHQGDDSMFAEGPAQQPQSDSVYSYNYRDTDSASHSGDYDARRDSGNYSYESGDSGDFSGPGSGTEDSGRAYTGENNWRETRRTYERPKRRFGGGGGGRGRGRNGGGIRTPQSPGGRFGLNLLKCVAFAVVFGLIAGGIIHGMNPSGAGSIGSAELTEGSSGSASDGKNSSGSSASGSNTDAAAVVKNVMPSIVSITTVSQSEYYDMFGQSEAYESKGSGSGIIVSDDSENLYIATNNHVVEGARSLTVVFSDDQSVSGSVKGTDASSDLAVVTVKKSKMKKSTLSAIKTAVLGDSKSLKVGEPCIAIGNALGYGQSVTTGVISALNRQVSTQDSSTGETYSNTLLQTDAAINPGNSGGALLDYSGKVIGINSAKFSDTSVEGMGFAIPVSTARPIINNLIKGKSNVSNGNAYLGIVGSDVSESASSAYGIPKGIYITSVEKGQAAAAAGLQKGDIITSFNGADVTAMADLKSRLAACKPGDKVKVAYSRSDNGGYKSHTVTVTLGKKK
- the arcC gene encoding carbamate kinase, producing MKKKKITLALGHDALGTTLPEQKKATRKAAKAIADLVQDECQVVITHSNGPQVGMIHTAMSEFHRLYKEYTATPMSVCSAMSQGYIGYDLQNAIRAELISRGVYKTVSTVLTQVIVDPYDDAFYAPSKIIGRVMNEQDAEEEEHKGNHVVAAEGGYRRIVAAPKPMEIVEIDAVRALLSADQIVIAAGGGGIPVLSQGYELKGASAVIEKDLAAGLLADEVNADVLILLTDQEYAYRDYGSDSASAIRDISCKEAEQLLTDGHFGAGTMAPKFETALKFIGDSAVRQVIITRLDCMRDALDGNTGTHIHK